In the Ictalurus punctatus breed USDA103 chromosome 7, Coco_2.0, whole genome shotgun sequence genome, one interval contains:
- the cideb gene encoding cell death activator CIDE-B (The RefSeq protein has 1 substitution compared to this genomic sequence) — MATTSSLIKSVSRRVWAAPQRPFRVCSWNREIRKGLTASTLEELKDRAAHTLLISTLLSLVCEEDGTEVDSDEFLMTLPDNTVLMALEPGQTWRPHPLGQRGRNITPADNKPRTGRDIARVTFDLYRLNPKDIFGSLSVKATFQGLYSVSADFQCLGPKKVLREALRMISTVLQAAGHMLITSATVIRRIIQGADFLEVHGAREIQTEYWN; from the exons ATGGCAACAACATCCTCACTCATTAA GTCTGTGTCTCGGCGTGTGTGGGCCGCACCTCAGAGGCCTTTTAGAGTTTGCTCGTGGAACAGAGAGATCAGGAAGGGGCTCACTGCATCCACCTTAGAGGAGCTGAAAGACAGG GCAGCCCACACATTGCTCATTTCTACACTGCTGTCTCTGGTGTGTGAGGAAGATGGCACTGAAGTGGACTCAGACGAGTTCCTCATGACCCTGCCAGACAACACTGTGCTCATGGCCTTGGAGCCGGGACAGACCTGGAGACCACAtcct TTAGGCCAGAGAGGCAGAAACATCACACCAGCTGACAATAAACCCCGCACTGGTCGTGACATCGCTCGAGTAACCTTTGACCTTTATCGTCTGAACCCCAAGGATATTTTTGGCTCTCTAAGTGTGAAGGCAACATTCCAGGGTCTGTACTCAGTCAGCGCTGACTTCCAATGCCTGGGGCCGAAGAAGGTGCTCAG AGAAGCCCTCAGAATGATCTCCACCGTACTCCAAGCAGCAGGTCACATGTTAATCACGTCTGCCACTGTGATTCGCCGAATCATACAGGGAGCAGATTTCCTGCAAGTTCACGGTGCTCGTGAGATTCAGACAGAATACTGGAACTGA
- the homezb gene encoding homeobox and leucine zipper encoding b isoform X1 gives MLLQRQVAMQQCEPPQQQQREENRKLEARVSAEAETGNSEASDSYECRICGYKTADVCSFSQHLHSVHPVTALPGPSSEKDEENKGAQDQTSEAQKSPPAGNSEFSEGSMSSSPMDSEETSISACNAENQVPAAEQKETVKNTPAAKDSQSISPASILPQRKASSSSESTKGSQSEDAASSGTSGLNQAHLVCLPLVSEGLKLVWVRSEQINELDAVSELVEAFNAFPYPTEQEASALARRCSLSPERVKVWFMMQRVRYGISWADDDIRQTRLKMRRLQRMSLGEEGEEEEEEDYLAGEERTPETLQQGVKQAPVTDVYTGYAHYTPQPVFSQYEANDYNSRQNSIIPQYRNGLDPFVQQQTENQHVGDFQNVSVDKDHTQLPRDLNHLPPHEPKAESSSTYRSLSKSAVVCGPPITQQRKKSKAQLMALRRSFVQKNWPSEIEVQRLQRVTGLGRHEIRKWFADSRYQLRRSGRSWLAELSKPNQSPEPPGRFQQQLNSDEFQEDGEASGAGLDFEFDVDMDDQQGPVEDGVSESDTRKEEQSEEPSRKGSQASVKQERREIAIVPSPSPASSSPSPSLLQGWNPSMGPEPNLRKKTWEQLNMLRQSFLHCQWPTSEDYTLLQQKTGLTRTEIVQWYGDTRYHIKHSNLRWIHPDDRERVRTGVLKQQKRAGKGPRSRRWTQSTDSSFRFREPQPSNGTGGSEVKSWDELYKTASSVLPGGEL, from the exons ATGTTGTTACAGCGG CAGGTCGCCATGCAGCAGTGTGAACCcccgcagcagcagcagcgcgaGGAAAACCGGAAGTTGGAGGCGCGGGTGAGCGCGGAGGCGGAAACAGGGAACAGCGAGGCGAGTGATTCTTATGAGTGTCGGATCTGCGGTTACAAAACAGCGGATGTCTGCTCTTTCAGTCAGCATCTGCACTCTGTCCACCCTGTTACTGCTTTGCCCGGCCCGAGCTCAGAAAAAGATGAGGAGAATAAAGGAGCACAAGACCAAACCTCAGAGGCACAGAAGAGCCCACCTGCAGGAAAT TCTGAATTTTCTGAGGGGTCCATGTCTTCCTCACCCATGGACTCAGAAGAGACCAGCATAAGTGCATGCAATGCAGAGAACCAGGTACCAGCAGCAGAGCAAAAAGAGACTGTGAAAAACACACCTGCTGCCAAAGACAGCCAAAGCATTTCTCCTGCCTCCATTTTGCCTCAGAGGAAAGCCTCATCCTCATCAGAGTCTACAAAAGGAAGCCAAAGCGAGGACGCGGCCTCCTCTGGCACGTCCGGCCTCAACCAGGCGCACTTGGTGTGTCTTCCTCTGGTGTCTGAGGGACTGAAGCTGGTGTGGGTGCGCTCTGAGCAGATTAATGAGCTGGATGCAGTTTCAGAGCTGGTAGAAGCATTTAATGCCTTTCCCTACCCCACTGAGCAGGAGGCCAGTGCTCTGGCACGCCGCTGCTCTTTGTCACCCGAGCGCGTCAAAGTGTGGTTTATGATGCAGCGCGTCCGCTATGGAATCAGCTGGGCAGACGACGATATCCGGCAGACGCGGCTTAAGATGCGGCGTCTGCAAAGAATGTCGCTCGGGGaggaaggtgaagaagaagaagaagaggattaTTTAGCAGGTGAAGAGAGGACACCTGAGACGCTACAGCAGGGTGTTAAACAGGCGCCAGTGACAGACGTCTATACGGGTTatgcacactacacaccacaacCAGTTTTCTCCCAATATGAAGCCAATGACTACAACAGCAGGCAAAACAGCATCATTCCTCAGTACCGCAATGGTCTAGACCCATTTGTTCAGCAGCAAACTGAAAACCAGCATGTGGGTGACTTTCAAAATGTGTCTGTGGACAAAGACCATACTCAGTTGCCCAGAGATCTGAATCATTTACCTCCTCACGAGCCCAAGGCTGAGAGTTCCAGCACTTATCGGTCCCTATCAAAATCAGCCGTGGTTTGTGGCCCCCCCATAACCCAGCAGCGGAAGAAGTCCAAAGCCCAGCTGATGGCGCTCCGTCGTAGTTTCGTCCAAAAGAACTGGCCGTCTGAGATTGAGGTGCAGCGGCTACAGCGTGTCACCGGGCTTGGACGGCACGAGATCCGGAAGTGGTTCGCTGACAGTCGCTACCAGCTTCGCAGGAGCGGTCGGTCCTGGCTGGCTGAACTGAGCAAGCCGAATCAATCACCAGAGCCCCCGGGTAGATTTCAACAACAACTTAACAGCGATGAGTTTCAGGAGGATGGCGAGGCCTCAGGGGCGGGGCTTGACTTTGAGTTTGATGTGGACATGGATGATCAACAGGGCCCTGTAGAAGATGGAGTCAGCGAATCAGACACGAGGAAAGAGGAACAGAGTGAAGAGCCGTCACGCAAAGGCAGCCAAGCTTCCGTTAAACAGGAGCGGCGGGAGATCGCTATTGTCCCTTCTCCGTCTCCTGCCTCCTCTTCTCCGTCTCCGTCACTCCTGCAAGGCTGGAACCCCAGCATGGGTCCCGAACCCAACCTCCGGAAGAAGACATGGGAGCAGTTGAATATGCTGAGGCAGAGCTTCCTGCATTGTCAGTGGCCCACCAGCGAAGACTACACACTCTTGCAGCAGAAGACAGGCCTGACGCGGACTGAGATTGTGCAGTGGTACGGAGACACGCGCTACCACATTAAACACTCCAACCTGCGCTGGATTCACCCGGACGACAGAGAGCGTGTACGCACAGGTGTCCTGAAGCAGCAGAAGAGAGCAGGGAAGGGCCCCAGGAGCAGGAGATGGACACAGAGCACAGATTCCAGCTTCAGGTTTAGGGAGCCGCAACCCAGTAACGGGACAGGAGGGAGTGAGGTGAAGTCATGGGACGAATTATACAAGACAGCTTCCTCAGTACTGCCTGGGGGTGAACTTTGA
- the homezb gene encoding homeobox and leucine zipper encoding b isoform X2 codes for MQQCEPPQQQQREENRKLEARVSAEAETGNSEASDSYECRICGYKTADVCSFSQHLHSVHPVTALPGPSSEKDEENKGAQDQTSEAQKSPPAGNSEFSEGSMSSSPMDSEETSISACNAENQVPAAEQKETVKNTPAAKDSQSISPASILPQRKASSSSESTKGSQSEDAASSGTSGLNQAHLVCLPLVSEGLKLVWVRSEQINELDAVSELVEAFNAFPYPTEQEASALARRCSLSPERVKVWFMMQRVRYGISWADDDIRQTRLKMRRLQRMSLGEEGEEEEEEDYLAGEERTPETLQQGVKQAPVTDVYTGYAHYTPQPVFSQYEANDYNSRQNSIIPQYRNGLDPFVQQQTENQHVGDFQNVSVDKDHTQLPRDLNHLPPHEPKAESSSTYRSLSKSAVVCGPPITQQRKKSKAQLMALRRSFVQKNWPSEIEVQRLQRVTGLGRHEIRKWFADSRYQLRRSGRSWLAELSKPNQSPEPPGRFQQQLNSDEFQEDGEASGAGLDFEFDVDMDDQQGPVEDGVSESDTRKEEQSEEPSRKGSQASVKQERREIAIVPSPSPASSSPSPSLLQGWNPSMGPEPNLRKKTWEQLNMLRQSFLHCQWPTSEDYTLLQQKTGLTRTEIVQWYGDTRYHIKHSNLRWIHPDDRERVRTGVLKQQKRAGKGPRSRRWTQSTDSSFRFREPQPSNGTGGSEVKSWDELYKTASSVLPGGEL; via the exons ATGCAGCAGTGTGAACCcccgcagcagcagcagcgcgaGGAAAACCGGAAGTTGGAGGCGCGGGTGAGCGCGGAGGCGGAAACAGGGAACAGCGAGGCGAGTGATTCTTATGAGTGTCGGATCTGCGGTTACAAAACAGCGGATGTCTGCTCTTTCAGTCAGCATCTGCACTCTGTCCACCCTGTTACTGCTTTGCCCGGCCCGAGCTCAGAAAAAGATGAGGAGAATAAAGGAGCACAAGACCAAACCTCAGAGGCACAGAAGAGCCCACCTGCAGGAAAT TCTGAATTTTCTGAGGGGTCCATGTCTTCCTCACCCATGGACTCAGAAGAGACCAGCATAAGTGCATGCAATGCAGAGAACCAGGTACCAGCAGCAGAGCAAAAAGAGACTGTGAAAAACACACCTGCTGCCAAAGACAGCCAAAGCATTTCTCCTGCCTCCATTTTGCCTCAGAGGAAAGCCTCATCCTCATCAGAGTCTACAAAAGGAAGCCAAAGCGAGGACGCGGCCTCCTCTGGCACGTCCGGCCTCAACCAGGCGCACTTGGTGTGTCTTCCTCTGGTGTCTGAGGGACTGAAGCTGGTGTGGGTGCGCTCTGAGCAGATTAATGAGCTGGATGCAGTTTCAGAGCTGGTAGAAGCATTTAATGCCTTTCCCTACCCCACTGAGCAGGAGGCCAGTGCTCTGGCACGCCGCTGCTCTTTGTCACCCGAGCGCGTCAAAGTGTGGTTTATGATGCAGCGCGTCCGCTATGGAATCAGCTGGGCAGACGACGATATCCGGCAGACGCGGCTTAAGATGCGGCGTCTGCAAAGAATGTCGCTCGGGGaggaaggtgaagaagaagaagaagaggattaTTTAGCAGGTGAAGAGAGGACACCTGAGACGCTACAGCAGGGTGTTAAACAGGCGCCAGTGACAGACGTCTATACGGGTTatgcacactacacaccacaacCAGTTTTCTCCCAATATGAAGCCAATGACTACAACAGCAGGCAAAACAGCATCATTCCTCAGTACCGCAATGGTCTAGACCCATTTGTTCAGCAGCAAACTGAAAACCAGCATGTGGGTGACTTTCAAAATGTGTCTGTGGACAAAGACCATACTCAGTTGCCCAGAGATCTGAATCATTTACCTCCTCACGAGCCCAAGGCTGAGAGTTCCAGCACTTATCGGTCCCTATCAAAATCAGCCGTGGTTTGTGGCCCCCCCATAACCCAGCAGCGGAAGAAGTCCAAAGCCCAGCTGATGGCGCTCCGTCGTAGTTTCGTCCAAAAGAACTGGCCGTCTGAGATTGAGGTGCAGCGGCTACAGCGTGTCACCGGGCTTGGACGGCACGAGATCCGGAAGTGGTTCGCTGACAGTCGCTACCAGCTTCGCAGGAGCGGTCGGTCCTGGCTGGCTGAACTGAGCAAGCCGAATCAATCACCAGAGCCCCCGGGTAGATTTCAACAACAACTTAACAGCGATGAGTTTCAGGAGGATGGCGAGGCCTCAGGGGCGGGGCTTGACTTTGAGTTTGATGTGGACATGGATGATCAACAGGGCCCTGTAGAAGATGGAGTCAGCGAATCAGACACGAGGAAAGAGGAACAGAGTGAAGAGCCGTCACGCAAAGGCAGCCAAGCTTCCGTTAAACAGGAGCGGCGGGAGATCGCTATTGTCCCTTCTCCGTCTCCTGCCTCCTCTTCTCCGTCTCCGTCACTCCTGCAAGGCTGGAACCCCAGCATGGGTCCCGAACCCAACCTCCGGAAGAAGACATGGGAGCAGTTGAATATGCTGAGGCAGAGCTTCCTGCATTGTCAGTGGCCCACCAGCGAAGACTACACACTCTTGCAGCAGAAGACAGGCCTGACGCGGACTGAGATTGTGCAGTGGTACGGAGACACGCGCTACCACATTAAACACTCCAACCTGCGCTGGATTCACCCGGACGACAGAGAGCGTGTACGCACAGGTGTCCTGAAGCAGCAGAAGAGAGCAGGGAAGGGCCCCAGGAGCAGGAGATGGACACAGAGCACAGATTCCAGCTTCAGGTTTAGGGAGCCGCAACCCAGTAACGGGACAGGAGGGAGTGAGGTGAAGTCATGGGACGAATTATACAAGACAGCTTCCTCAGTACTGCCTGGGGGTGAACTTTGA
- the LOC108267931 gene encoding E3 ubiquitin-protein ligase TRIM39 translates to MAESSSLRKGRRKRSMDKLESFSRDSSSLLSEEQLQCSICLDVFTDPVTTPCGHNFCKSCLTQCWEKSQHCHCPLCKEKFSKRPELKINTTLREVADHFKKKSGPDKPEVLCDACTGEKLKALKSCLDCGLTFCKTHLEPHNHVSKLKKHKLINPVENLEDYICQKHERALELFCRDDQTCVCKFCTETDHKNHNTVPIEEESRERKTQLGKTQTDVQQMIQDRLKKIQEIKHSAELSKRSTEKEKADSVEVFTALIRSIERSQAELLEVMEEKQKAAERQAEGLIKELEQEITVLKRRDTELEQLSHTEEHLHLLQIYSSMCSPPHTKNWTEISINTDLSGDTVRTALSQLQKTLNKKLTKTLNDKLKETVSTDLKRIQQYAVDVTLDPDTAHPKLILSADGKQVTHGDTRQDLPDTPQRFNYCVMVLGNQSFSSGRFYYEVQVRGKTDWTLGVMRENINRKGNITLTPQNGFWTVWLRNENQYKALAGPPVPLTLREKVEKVGVFVDYEEGLVSFYDVKSNSHIYSFTGQSFTEKLYPFFSPYLNEGGKNSAPLIISPVFNTE, encoded by the exons ATGGCTGAATCTTCATCACTAAGAAAAGGCAGAAGAAAGAGGAGCATGGATAAGCTAGAATCAT TTTCTCGTGACTCCAGCAGTCTCCTGTCTGAAGAGCAGCTGCAGTGTTCGATCTGTCTGGATGTGTTCACTGATCCAGTCACCACTCCATGTGGACACAACTTCTGCAAGAGCTGCCTTACACAGTGCTGGGAGAAGAGTCAACACTGTCACTGTCCATTATGTAAAGAGAAATTCTCCAAGAGACCTGAACTGAAGATTAATACAACACTGAGAGAGGTTGCAGATCACTTCAAGAAGAAAAGTGGTCCTGACAAACCTGAGGTTCTTTGTGATGCCTGCACTGGAGAGAAGCTGAAGGCCCTGAAATCCTGTCTGGATTGTGGACTGACTTTCTGTAAAACCCATTTAGAGCCACATAATCATGTTTCCAAACTTAAGAAACACAAACTAATAaaccctgtggagaacctggaggactaCATATGCCAGAAACATGAGAGAGCTCTGGAGCTGTTCTGTAGAGATgatcagacgtgtgtgtgtaagttctGCACTGAGACAGACCACAAGAATCACAACACTGTTCCTATAGAGgaggagagcagagagaggaag ACACAGCTGGGGAAAACACAGACAGATGTGCAGCAGATGATTCAGGACCGACTGAAGAAGATCCAAGAGATCAAACACTCAGCAGAGCTCAGCAAA AGaagcacagagaaagagaaagcagacaGTGTTGAAGTCTTCACTGCTCTGATTCGCTCCATTGAGAGAAGTCAGGCTGAGCTGCTGGAGGTGAtggaggagaagcagaaagcagcagagaggcagGCTGAAGGACTCATTAAAGAGCTGGAGCAGGAAATCACTGTGCTAAAGAGGAGAgacactgagctggagcagctctCACACACTGAGGAGCATCTCCACCTCCTACAG ATTTACTCCTCCATGTGCAGCCCTCCACACACCAAGAACTGGACTGAGATCAGTATTAACACTGATCTGAGTGGGGACACTGTGAGGACAGCTCTGTCTCAGCTTCAGAAGACTCTGAATAAGAAACTCACTAAAACACTCAATGACAAGTTAAAGGAAACAG TTTCCACAGATCTGAAGAGGATTCAGCAGTATGCAG tggATGTGACTCTGGATCCTGATACAGCTCATCCTAAACTCATCCTGTCTGCTGATGGAAAACAAGTGACACATGGAGACACACGACAGGATCTCCCTGATACACCACAGAGGTTTAATTATTGTGTTATGGTTCTGGGAAATCAGAGTTTCTCCTCAGGGAGATTTTATTATGAGGTGCAGGTCAGAGGGAAAACTGACTGGACATTAGGAGTCATGAGAGAGAACATTAACAGGAAGGGGAACATTACACTGACTCCTCAGAATGGATTCTGGACTGTGTGGCTGAGGAATGAGAATCAGTATAAGGCTCTTGCTGGTCCCCCTGTCCCcctcacactgagagagaaggtggagaaggtgggggtgtttgtggattatgagGAGGGTCTGGTCTCCTTTTATGATGTGAAGTCCAACTCTCATATCTACTCTTTCACTGGTCAGTCTTTCACTGAGAAACTCTATCCATTCTTCAGTCCTTATTTAAATGAAGGAGGTAaaaattcagcaccactgatCATCTCGCCTGTATTTAACACTGAATGA